A single genomic interval of Sceloporus undulatus isolate JIND9_A2432 ecotype Alabama chromosome 2, SceUnd_v1.1, whole genome shotgun sequence harbors:
- the GADD45G gene encoding growth arrest and DNA damage-inducible protein GADD45 gamma isoform X2, whose product MTLEEIHGQEAMPETSDSSTTSSAATSSLMQSAGKALQELLVSSHRRGCLTAGVYESAKLMNVDPDTVAFCVLAADEEDEGDIALQIHFTLIQAFCCENDIDIVRVNDIQKLAAIVGAVSEESGEPRDLHCILITNPTEDAWKDPSLDKLNLFCEESRNVNDWVPNITLPE is encoded by the exons atgactctggaggaaaTCCACGGCCAGGAAGCAATGCCTGAGACGAGCGACAG cagcaccaccagcagTGCCGCAACCAGCAGTCTGATGCAGAGCGCCGGAAAAGCTCTCCAGGAGCTTCTGGTGTCTTCCCACCGCCGGGGCTGCCTCACCGCCGGTGTCTACGAATCTGCCAAGCTGATGAATGT TGACCCAGATACTGTTGCCTTCTGTGTGCTGGCTGCTGATGAGGAGGACGAGGGGGACATTGCCCTCCAGATCCACTTCACCCTCATCCAGGCTTTCTGCTGCGAAAACGACATTGACATTGTGAGAGTGAATGACATCCAGAAGTTGGCTGCAATTGTAGGGGCTGTCAGCGAGGAATCTGGGGAGCCACGGGACCTCCATTGCATCCTCATCACG AATCCCACTGAGGATGCCTGGAAGGATCCTTCCTTGGACAAGCTGAACTTGTTTTGTGAGGAGAGTCGAAATGTCAATGACTGGGTTCCCAACATCACTCTGCCTGAGTGA
- the GADD45G gene encoding growth arrest and DNA damage-inducible protein GADD45 gamma isoform X1 produces MTLEEIHGQEAMPETSDSSSTTSSAATSSLMQSAGKALQELLVSSHRRGCLTAGVYESAKLMNVDPDTVAFCVLAADEEDEGDIALQIHFTLIQAFCCENDIDIVRVNDIQKLAAIVGAVSEESGEPRDLHCILITNPTEDAWKDPSLDKLNLFCEESRNVNDWVPNITLPE; encoded by the exons atgactctggaggaaaTCCACGGCCAGGAAGCAATGCCTGAGACGAGCGACAG cagcagcaccaccagcagTGCCGCAACCAGCAGTCTGATGCAGAGCGCCGGAAAAGCTCTCCAGGAGCTTCTGGTGTCTTCCCACCGCCGGGGCTGCCTCACCGCCGGTGTCTACGAATCTGCCAAGCTGATGAATGT TGACCCAGATACTGTTGCCTTCTGTGTGCTGGCTGCTGATGAGGAGGACGAGGGGGACATTGCCCTCCAGATCCACTTCACCCTCATCCAGGCTTTCTGCTGCGAAAACGACATTGACATTGTGAGAGTGAATGACATCCAGAAGTTGGCTGCAATTGTAGGGGCTGTCAGCGAGGAATCTGGGGAGCCACGGGACCTCCATTGCATCCTCATCACG AATCCCACTGAGGATGCCTGGAAGGATCCTTCCTTGGACAAGCTGAACTTGTTTTGTGAGGAGAGTCGAAATGTCAATGACTGGGTTCCCAACATCACTCTGCCTGAGTGA